The DNA window GTGTCCAAGGCCAACACGGCGGTCTCGGCAGCGGTGCATGAACTGCTGACGGGCAAGCCTGCCGCCGTCATTCGCAAGAGTTGAACCGATGAAGGGGGAGGCGGACGTGACGAAGCAGCGCTCTTTCGCGACCCAGGTGGTCTCGGCCTTTCTTCCGGTGCTGCTCATGCACGTCATCGGCTTCGGGGTGTTCTTCGCCCTTGTGCAACCGCAGCACCTCGAGCTTGGGTCGACGATTTTCGGGATCGGTGTTGCCGTGACGGCATACGTTCTCGGGATCAAGCACGCCTTCGACGCCGACCACATCGCCGCCATCGACAACACGACGCGCAAACTCATCGACCTCAAGAAGCCGGCGGTCGGCGTCGGCCTGTTCTTCTCGCTCGGTCACTCGACCGTCGTGTTCCTGATGGCGGCGCTGCTGGCCATCGGTGTCAGCTGGGCGGTCGGGCTGACCGCGGACGGCAACGGCGTACGCAATGCGCTCGGTGTGTTCGGCACGCTGGTGTCCGGAGTGTTCCTCCTGATCATCGGCCTCATCAACGCCGTCGCCTTCATGGGCATTTACAAGGTCTGGCAGGCATCCCGCAACGGCGAAATCAACCAGGAAGAGCTCGACAAGCACCTCCAGGGCCGCGGTTTCATCTCGCGGATTCTGGGGCCGCTGATGAAGTCGGTCGACCGGCCCGGAAAGATGTACCTCGTCGGGTTTCTCTTCGGGCTCGGCTTCGACACGGCAAGCGAGATCGCCCTCCTCGTGCTCGCGGGTACCGGGGCAGCGACCGGACTGCCGTGGTACGCGGTGCTCTGCCTTCCGGTGATCTTTGCCGCTGGCATGAGTCTCTTCGACACGCTCGATTCGACCGTGATGGTCAAGGCGTACTCGTGGGCGACCATCAACCCCATCCGCAAGGTTTATTACAACCTCACGGTGACCGGCATCTCGGTGATGATCGCTGTGGTGATTGGCGGGATCCAGCTCGTGGGTCTGCTCAACGAGAAGCTCGGCCTCCGCGACCCGATCACGGGCTGGGTGGCGAGCATCGAACTGGAGAACGTCGGTTACATCATCGTCGGCACCCTGCTGCTCGCCTGGCTGGTCTCGGTGTCGTACTGGAGGTTCGGCCGGGTTGAAGAACGCTGGTCAAGCCAAACCGCCGGGGCATCCGCGCCCGGAGTGTCAGCGTCAGACGGAGGTCGATAAATGTCATCAACACGCAGCGAAGCCCGCTCGCAGGATTCGAAGGCGACCAACTGGCTACTCGCATTCGCACACGGGGTCTCGCAGATCTTCTTCCAGGCCAACCTCTGGACCGCACTCCTCTTCCTCGCGGCGTTCGTCGTCGCCGACTGGCGGATGGCCCTGCTCGTCGTACTGGGTTGTGTGGCGCAAACGGTCACCGGCAAGTTGCTCGGTGTCAAAACGGATGACGTCGTCGCCGGGCTGCAGGGATTCTGTGGTGCTCTCGTCGGTGCCGCGACCTTCACCATCCTCGGCGGGCAACTCGCGTCGTATCCGATCGCGATCATCGGCGGTGCGCTCTGTGCGCCGATCACCCTGCTCTTCATCTGGCTCTTCACGAAGACGCCGTTGAAGATCTACGGGCTGCCGGCGACGACGGCTCCGTTCTGCATCGTGGCCACGATCATCCTGCTGTCGACGGTGCCGCTGCACGTGAGCTCATCGCCCGAGCTGACCACGAACTCAGAGGTGCTGGCATTCTTCCGTTCCGTTCTGACGAACGCGTCGCAGGTCGTTCTGATCGACAACGTGTGGGCGGGTGCGCTGATCCTGATCGGCCTGTTCGTCGCCAACTGGAAGGTCGGAATCGCCGCGGTACTCGGCAGTGTGGTCGGCAGCCTGTGTGCGCTGGCGCTGCAGGAGACGCTCACCGAGACCGCCAACGGCCTCGCCGGTTACTCGGGTGTACTGACCGCGATCGCGCTGTCGGTCACCTTCCTCAAGAGCAACGCGACGTCGTGGATCCTCGCGGTCATCGGCACGATCATCACCGCCCTCGTGACGCTGCTGATGCACCGGCTGGGGGCGCCCACCTACACCTGGCCGTACATCCTGACGACCTGGGTCTTCCTGGTCATCGCCCACTACATCCCCTCAGCGAAGAAACCCTGAGCGGGTAACAGCGGAGAAGGTGCCAGCAAGCCTGCGAGTGCGCTGGCACCTTCTTCTGTGTCTGGGCGACGTGTGTGGTGCCCTGCGTCACGTGGGCAGCGGATGCCAGTGGCGCGTGTAGCCATTGACCAGCGGATGCCGTTGGCGCGTGTAGTCGTGATCAGCGGATGCCGTTGGCGTGGAACCAGCGGATGCCGGTGGAGCGAACGTCGTTTAGATTGAGGCGCCGATCCACAGGCCGAGCGCGGCGAGGGCGACACAGAGAACGAGCATGACGACGCCGCTGATGAACGCGTGGCCGTAACGCTTCTCTTTGATGAGCTGCACGGTTTCGTAGCTGGCGGTGCTGAACGTGGTGTATCCGCCGAGGAGCCCGGTACCGATGACGATGCTGAGGTCGGTGGGCAGCAGGTGCACCATCGTCAGTCCGGTGAGGAAGCCGAGCACCAGCGAGCCGGAGGCGTTGATGATGGTGGTCGCCCACTGGAACTTGGTCTTCAGGTGCGACCGGAGAAGTCCGTCGACGGTGAACCGGATGGCGGCGCCGACGCCACCACCAATGGCGAGGAGCACGAAGATGAGCGGAGTCATGATGCCTTCCTGCTGCTGTCAGTCGACTGCGGGGTTTCGGGCCCGCGGGCGCGATTCACGGCGCTGGCGATGACGATGCCGAGCCAGGTGGCGCAGGCTCCGACGATCACGGTGGCGAGCGA is part of the Mycetocola zhujimingii genome and encodes:
- a CDS encoding urea transporter, whose protein sequence is MSSTRSEARSQDSKATNWLLAFAHGVSQIFFQANLWTALLFLAAFVVADWRMALLVVLGCVAQTVTGKLLGVKTDDVVAGLQGFCGALVGAATFTILGGQLASYPIAIIGGALCAPITLLFIWLFTKTPLKIYGLPATTAPFCIVATIILLSTVPLHVSSSPELTTNSEVLAFFRSVLTNASQVVLIDNVWAGALILIGLFVANWKVGIAAVLGSVVGSLCALALQETLTETANGLAGYSGVLTAIALSVTFLKSNATSWILAVIGTIITALVTLLMHRLGAPTYTWPYILTTWVFLVIAHYIPSAKKP
- the crcB gene encoding fluoride efflux transporter CrcB gives rise to the protein MTPLIFVLLAIGGGVGAAIRFTVDGLLRSHLKTKFQWATTIINASGSLVLGFLTGLTMVHLLPTDLSIVIGTGLLGGYTTFSTASYETVQLIKEKRYGHAFISGVVMLVLCVALAALGLWIGASI
- a CDS encoding HoxN/HupN/NixA family nickel/cobalt transporter, which gives rise to MTKQRSFATQVVSAFLPVLLMHVIGFGVFFALVQPQHLELGSTIFGIGVAVTAYVLGIKHAFDADHIAAIDNTTRKLIDLKKPAVGVGLFFSLGHSTVVFLMAALLAIGVSWAVGLTADGNGVRNALGVFGTLVSGVFLLIIGLINAVAFMGIYKVWQASRNGEINQEELDKHLQGRGFISRILGPLMKSVDRPGKMYLVGFLFGLGFDTASEIALLVLAGTGAATGLPWYAVLCLPVIFAAGMSLFDTLDSTVMVKAYSWATINPIRKVYYNLTVTGISVMIAVVIGGIQLVGLLNEKLGLRDPITGWVASIELENVGYIIVGTLLLAWLVSVSYWRFGRVEERWSSQTAGASAPGVSASDGGR